One segment of Shewanella piezotolerans WP3 DNA contains the following:
- a CDS encoding TonB-dependent receptor, whose translation MRPSTFKKTVLATNIALLLGSAFSMSAMAADADAAAADENIEKIEVRGIRASQAANLNSKRFADGTVDAISAEDIGKFPDKNVAETLARIPGVTIDRTFGEGQGVTIRGVQPDQNLTLLNGQAVGTSQWFVLSDATRNFNFELLASEMISGLEVYKTSQADIDEGALGGTVILHTRKPLDLEANTFNASVEGQYGDLSEEWDPGLSGLYSWKNEEETFGMLVSASYQKRSVRRETTEDFGWFGPSIERIDPLMEPPKGADEKGATPWGIGSALFEQERERVGYDVTAQWAPTDELDMTLHYLSSTMKADNVNSNLIGIPFRGVAFLGEDTNEGTVTNGIVDSLDVTGLPNRPGWARHMAYDNIFRDGSEMSTQVIDFDGNYSLETGKLHWQLGMTEGKGTNRDFFTEFWVDATDPRAAFDFTNPGGTAPAIDFTGASPWLTNPGDEMWLGGIFDQLNETTDKETYAQLDYSWYVDFGGVEEIKVGGKYRDRSMEQNRWKTDLAGLDPIGAGSLGPASDFWSGDMVNVDHADTSMPSQSYFMPDRDTMYKALYAVDECTATSTDLCRNTDVFQGSSSFDVSEKISALYAMAKFNVEGVRGNVGLRYVETDTTSEGTVAGDPVKYESDYSEWLPSINIAYDLSSDVILRAAASRALTRPAPFQLAPAVNLTPETSSGSAGNPFLEPLTAAQYELGAEWYFTPESVLGLTAFKKDISNFIYTTTVSAVIEGEQINQLRTPVNGGNTSIDGVEFQMQHAFDNGFGGYVNYTYTDVADAKVTEAVLITNPDGSVVAATRDSYVELPNTSKNSYNLGAYYEDDLFSARVNYNYRSEYFLAKTEIGNQYRDEQQQVDAQLSWNATENITISFEALNLTNEIWENYYERDSDGARLGGTQSSNGRRYYLGASFRL comes from the coding sequence ATGCGACCATCTACTTTTAAGAAAACTGTACTAGCTACAAACATAGCGCTTCTGCTTGGAAGTGCTTTTTCTATGTCTGCAATGGCGGCTGATGCCGATGCCGCAGCTGCAGATGAAAATATTGAAAAAATCGAAGTGCGTGGTATTCGTGCTTCACAAGCTGCCAACTTGAACTCTAAACGTTTTGCCGACGGAACGGTTGATGCAATTTCAGCTGAAGATATCGGCAAGTTCCCAGATAAAAACGTTGCAGAAACTCTAGCACGTATTCCTGGCGTTACTATTGATAGAACATTTGGTGAAGGTCAAGGCGTAACTATTCGTGGTGTTCAGCCAGACCAAAACTTAACATTGTTGAATGGCCAAGCCGTTGGTACTAGTCAGTGGTTTGTCCTTTCTGATGCTACCCGTAACTTTAACTTTGAACTTTTAGCATCTGAAATGATTTCAGGGTTGGAAGTTTACAAAACATCTCAAGCGGATATTGATGAAGGTGCTCTTGGTGGTACCGTTATTTTACACACCCGTAAGCCGCTTGATTTAGAAGCAAACACTTTTAACGCATCTGTAGAAGGCCAATACGGCGACCTTTCTGAAGAGTGGGATCCGGGTCTTTCTGGACTGTATAGCTGGAAAAACGAAGAAGAAACTTTTGGTATGTTAGTTTCTGCATCGTATCAGAAACGTTCAGTTCGTCGTGAAACGACTGAAGATTTCGGTTGGTTTGGACCATCAATTGAACGTATTGACCCACTAATGGAGCCACCAAAGGGAGCTGATGAAAAAGGCGCAACTCCTTGGGGGATTGGTTCTGCATTGTTCGAGCAAGAGCGCGAACGTGTCGGTTATGACGTGACTGCTCAATGGGCGCCAACTGATGAACTTGATATGACGCTGCATTACCTTAGTTCGACAATGAAAGCTGATAACGTTAACTCTAACTTAATCGGTATTCCATTCCGTGGTGTTGCTTTCTTGGGTGAAGATACTAACGAAGGTACAGTAACTAACGGTATTGTTGATTCCCTTGATGTAACTGGTCTGCCAAACCGCCCAGGTTGGGCTCGTCATATGGCTTACGACAATATTTTCCGTGACGGTTCTGAAATGTCGACTCAAGTTATCGATTTTGATGGTAATTACTCGCTAGAAACTGGCAAGTTACATTGGCAATTGGGTATGACTGAAGGTAAGGGTACTAACCGAGATTTCTTTACTGAATTTTGGGTAGATGCTACTGATCCTCGAGCTGCATTTGATTTCACCAACCCAGGTGGAACTGCACCAGCTATCGATTTCACTGGAGCTAGCCCATGGTTGACTAACCCTGGTGATGAAATGTGGTTAGGTGGTATTTTTGATCAATTGAATGAAACAACCGATAAAGAAACGTACGCACAGTTAGATTATTCTTGGTATGTTGACTTTGGTGGTGTGGAAGAAATAAAAGTAGGTGGTAAGTACCGTGACCGCTCAATGGAACAAAATCGCTGGAAGACTGATCTTGCTGGTTTAGACCCAATAGGCGCTGGTAGCTTAGGCCCTGCAAGTGATTTCTGGTCAGGTGATATGGTCAATGTAGATCACGCAGATACTAGTATGCCATCACAAAGCTACTTTATGCCTGACCGTGACACTATGTATAAAGCGCTATACGCCGTTGATGAGTGTACCGCAACTAGTACTGATCTATGTCGTAATACGGACGTGTTCCAAGGAAGCTCTTCTTTCGACGTGTCAGAGAAAATCAGTGCACTTTATGCAATGGCAAAATTCAATGTTGAAGGCGTACGTGGTAACGTTGGTCTTCGTTATGTTGAAACGGATACAACCTCAGAAGGTACAGTTGCAGGTGACCCTGTAAAGTATGAAAGTGACTACTCTGAATGGTTGCCAAGTATTAATATTGCTTATGATTTATCATCAGATGTTATTTTACGTGCGGCAGCAAGTCGTGCGTTAACTCGACCTGCACCATTCCAGCTAGCTCCAGCGGTTAACTTAACTCCTGAGACTAGTTCTGGTTCTGCTGGTAACCCATTCTTAGAGCCATTAACAGCTGCTCAATATGAATTGGGTGCTGAATGGTATTTCACTCCTGAATCAGTACTTGGTTTAACAGCATTTAAGAAAGACATTAGCAATTTCATTTATACAACAACTGTTTCAGCTGTAATTGAAGGTGAACAGATTAACCAGCTAAGAACACCAGTTAATGGTGGTAATACATCTATTGACGGTGTTGAATTCCAAATGCAGCATGCATTTGATAATGGTTTTGGTGGTTATGTTAACTACACCTACACTGATGTGGCTGATGCTAAAGTCACTGAAGCTGTATTGATTACCAATCCAGATGGTAGCGTTGTTGCTGCGACACGAGATAGTTATGTTGAGTTGCCAAATACTTCTAAAAATTCATATAACTTAGGTGCTTATTACGAGGATGATCTGTTTAGTGCACGCGTTAACTATAACTATCGTAGCGAATACTTCCTTGCTAAAACAGAGATTGGTAACCAGTACCGTGATGAGCAACAGCAAGTGGATGCACAGCTAAGTTGGAATGCGACGGAAAATATTACTATTTCTTTCGAAGCGCTAAACCTTACCAATGAAATCTGGGAAAACTATTATGAGCGTGATTCAGACGGTGCTCGCTTAGGTGGAACTCAAAGTTCAAACGGTCGTCGTTACTACCTTGGTGCAAGCTTCCGTTTGTAA
- a CDS encoding LacI family DNA-binding transcriptional regulator has protein sequence MKVTINDVAKHAGVSIKTVSRVTNNEPSVKQATIDKVNDAIQALNYQPNLAARNLAGTSSYVIGFIYDNPNAYYIIDMQNGILSACKDLGYELLIHPCDSKSADICEELIKLVKHNRLSGLVLTPPLSEDPVILAALDEIDASYVRIIAGEKVKDNNGLAVLVNDKSGAISITQHLIDLGHKRIAFLSGDEQHESTKERLAGFKQALTNNDITLDDSLVIDGQYSFESGVEGAKQLLSQSDKPTAIVACNDEIAAGALFAARLEGVDIPADISIVGFEDSPFSRQTWPKLTTVHQPNEKIAQIATELLIAKRRAQASEHSRIFVPEPVIRDSSSSPK, from the coding sequence ATGAAAGTCACGATTAATGATGTCGCTAAACACGCTGGCGTTTCGATTAAGACCGTCTCTCGCGTTACAAATAACGAGCCTTCGGTAAAGCAAGCAACGATTGATAAAGTTAATGACGCGATTCAAGCGCTAAATTACCAACCGAATCTTGCAGCTAGAAATCTCGCGGGAACAAGTTCTTATGTCATAGGGTTTATCTATGACAACCCAAATGCCTACTATATTATCGATATGCAAAATGGAATTTTGTCCGCTTGTAAGGATCTTGGCTATGAGCTACTCATCCACCCTTGTGACTCCAAGTCTGCAGATATATGTGAAGAATTAATAAAGCTAGTGAAACATAACCGTTTATCAGGGTTAGTACTTACGCCACCTTTATCTGAAGATCCGGTGATACTGGCTGCGTTAGATGAGATTGATGCAAGCTACGTTCGTATTATTGCAGGAGAGAAAGTCAAAGATAACAATGGATTAGCAGTTCTAGTCAATGATAAATCAGGCGCTATCTCGATTACACAACACTTGATCGATCTCGGCCATAAGCGCATAGCTTTTCTTAGTGGTGATGAGCAACATGAATCAACGAAAGAGCGACTTGCAGGGTTTAAGCAGGCGTTAACTAATAATGACATTACTCTCGATGATAGTTTAGTCATTGATGGACAATATTCTTTTGAATCGGGTGTAGAAGGAGCCAAGCAGCTACTTAGTCAGTCAGATAAGCCAACCGCTATCGTTGCTTGTAACGATGAAATCGCAGCAGGTGCATTGTTCGCAGCAAGACTTGAGGGAGTTGATATTCCTGCTGATATTTCAATTGTTGGTTTTGAGGATAGCCCTTTCTCGCGCCAAACTTGGCCAAAATTAACCACTGTGCATCAACCAAATGAAAAGATAGCTCAAATTGCAACAGAGCTTTTGATTGCTAAACGTAGAGCGCAAGCCTCTGAGCATTCACGAATATTTGTTCCAGAGCCCGTTATTCGGGACTCATCAAGCTCACCGAAATAA
- a CDS encoding P-II family nitrogen regulator codes for MKKVEAIIKPFKLDDVRESLADIGITGMTVSEVKGFGRQKGHTELYRGAEYMVDFLPKVKIELVIQDEQLDQAIDVIVDTARTGKIGDGKIFVTDIERVIRIRTGEENEEAV; via the coding sequence ATGAAAAAGGTCGAAGCCATTATTAAACCGTTTAAGTTAGATGATGTGCGAGAGTCGCTTGCTGATATCGGAATTACTGGTATGACTGTTTCAGAAGTCAAAGGCTTTGGTCGTCAAAAGGGACACACTGAACTTTATCGCGGTGCCGAGTACATGGTCGACTTTTTACCTAAGGTAAAAATAGAGCTAGTGATACAGGATGAGCAACTGGATCAAGCGATAGATGTGATTGTCGACACTGCCCGAACTGGAAAAATTGGTGACGGTAAAATATTCGTTACTGATATTGAGCGCGTTATCCGAATCCGAACCGGTGAAGAGAACGAAGAAGCAGTTTAA
- a CDS encoding GspH/FimT family pseudopilin produces MLKQDQGFTLIECMVTLVILTILLSVSIPSLSTVYAQVRASLSIKEIKQSIQLARSYAISYGQRVTVCPLTETRCNSNWGNNISVFSDSGESNHIDGTDQLLFTIGPFDSRDFVQYNRRAIRFLPSGLASGTNGTLTYCPESLNSQYSAAIIVSQSGRSRFSNNKTITCK; encoded by the coding sequence ATGTTAAAGCAAGATCAGGGGTTTACTCTAATAGAATGCATGGTAACGTTAGTTATCCTCACAATCTTATTAAGTGTATCCATTCCCAGCTTAAGTACAGTCTATGCACAAGTTAGAGCAAGCTTATCCATAAAAGAGATAAAACAATCCATTCAACTAGCGCGAAGTTATGCAATATCTTATGGCCAACGTGTAACCGTTTGCCCGCTAACAGAAACCCGTTGCAATTCTAACTGGGGTAACAACATTTCAGTTTTTAGTGACAGCGGAGAGTCTAATCATATTGATGGAACAGACCAATTACTATTCACTATTGGGCCTTTTGATTCTCGAGATTTTGTCCAATATAATCGCAGAGCAATACGATTTTTGCCCAGTGGTCTAGCCTCCGGCACCAACGGTACACTAACTTATTGCCCCGAGTCACTAAATAGCCAATATTCAGCCGCGATTATTGTCAGCCAATCGGGACGTTCAAGGTTTTCTAATAACAAAACCATTACCTGTAAATAG
- a CDS encoding GspH/FimT family pseudopilin — MNKRYYDKAFTLVEMMVTLAIATILLVIAVPSFTDFYENSRSEAASSNIQQSLFMARSHAISYGATVTVCPRSGSTCGTDWIDGFDVFIDVNGNGSYDSATDQVIRKIDAFNSADFIKTSLKSISFSSEGMVSGTAASTSSRQFIYCPSSKTSSNSKAIEVSITGKIRQFSGSLSCG; from the coding sequence ATGAATAAGCGATATTACGACAAAGCATTCACCTTAGTAGAAATGATGGTCACTTTGGCTATTGCTACTATTTTACTGGTAATAGCAGTGCCGTCATTTACCGATTTTTATGAGAACTCGCGAAGTGAAGCTGCAAGCAGTAATATTCAGCAATCACTCTTTATGGCTAGAAGCCATGCCATAAGTTATGGCGCAACAGTCACTGTCTGCCCACGTTCAGGCTCTACATGTGGAACAGATTGGATTGATGGCTTTGATGTCTTCATCGATGTCAACGGAAATGGTTCTTATGATTCAGCAACGGATCAAGTCATCCGCAAAATAGACGCCTTTAATAGCGCTGATTTTATTAAAACTAGCCTCAAAAGCATAAGTTTTAGCTCTGAAGGGATGGTTTCCGGTACAGCAGCTTCCACAAGCAGCCGACAATTTATCTATTGTCCATCAAGTAAAACCAGCTCAAACTCCAAGGCAATCGAGGTATCTATAACTGGAAAAATTAGGCAATTTTCAGGAAGCTTAAGCTGTGGGTAA
- a CDS encoding TapY2 family type IVa secretion system protein, producing MKWLLLMSLLLSSAAGAGEEKMSKQDFKCYVDTSINEQVVFYRWQVDKTASLMASLPASRAADNERGQSAYIKDVYECVALEEDFSSIKAQKLDSATLR from the coding sequence ATGAAGTGGTTACTACTAATGAGCCTCTTATTGAGCAGTGCTGCAGGTGCTGGAGAGGAAAAAATGTCCAAACAAGACTTTAAATGTTATGTAGACACAAGCATAAATGAGCAAGTCGTTTTTTATCGTTGGCAAGTGGATAAGACAGCAAGTTTAATGGCCTCTTTGCCAGCATCTAGAGCCGCGGATAATGAGCGAGGGCAGAGTGCTTATATAAAAGATGTATATGAGTGTGTCGCGCTAGAGGAAGATTTCTCCAGTATCAAAGCTCAAAAACTTGATAGCGCAACGTTAAGATAA
- a CDS encoding type IV pilin protein: protein MRKNMGFTLIEVMIVVAVIGILSTIAYPSYIDYVAKGVRAEGLTVLTDAANRQEQFYLDNRSYTSNMVSLGYGKNPFVSESGYYNVAATTSGTGSFTLKATAQGEQASRDSACKVIEITETGAKSPIGCW from the coding sequence ATGAGAAAAAATATGGGCTTCACCTTAATTGAAGTGATGATCGTGGTTGCAGTGATAGGTATTTTATCGACCATTGCTTACCCATCCTATATCGATTATGTGGCAAAAGGAGTTAGGGCTGAGGGGTTAACTGTGTTAACCGATGCGGCAAACCGTCAGGAACAGTTCTATTTAGATAACCGCAGCTATACATCGAACATGGTTAGTTTGGGTTATGGTAAAAACCCTTTTGTATCTGAAAGTGGCTACTATAATGTCGCTGCTACAACAAGTGGCACTGGCAGTTTCACTTTGAAAGCGACCGCACAAGGGGAGCAGGCTTCTAGAGATTCGGCGTGCAAAGTCATTGAAATTACGGAAACTGGGGCGAAGAGTCCTATAGGGTGTTGGTAA